From Bombus vancouverensis nearcticus chromosome 15, iyBomVanc1_principal, whole genome shotgun sequence, the proteins below share one genomic window:
- the LOC117157354 gene encoding uncharacterized protein LOC117157354 isoform X4, producing MAFHEVDKLTENKSSNDGEFTLYVSDLPGELNKQGLLEIFNHYGEVKGYFYRPNANWAYITYGAYHNAENAIKDLHNVLPLRLKISFAKERARNDVANTKTFSTKDVTEEYENYNIMNVTVTDKQLIQTRGRSRPLDVFKNVEPNPGLPKYAYTADNDLLYPYPSDPYTYNPYENAEPYASTNTLWARGQLAITPDGKRRVALGRGYTMYEIPDPDPEIHNHINKVYEKRISSLYEYGKDMFQDAIGTCKVCSKKTKYTCERCNTFYCSRTCQVTNWSKHKLECEAIPALVTTIRSMPVLQSNDEQQNSPRNVSNIQLPLRRPKTNAVTKSNEIEETRNSTGNKSSLHKQPIREEIFNNKAKSPQKVNDQENNKKWQNFSANDIQVMENDISFSKNTFLSKTEFQDVTIIIKQNRECFVQKVEDQDAISKLMTELQHEAQKAQKVGPIVGNIYAVEYENVWHRGIVTCLDPVKVHYIDYGNEEIVETNDFRKIDKYENIPRFCAKIRLSQKAYEKYKNFKYEDVISVKMISVDSNKVINVEVQNENDISTSEVIETNNDQNLNTSTVAKVDDETMVSSEISTSSKALYSLCKEKSIVNVLTVGEIGILEIHAEIKNNAYGITLLPNNAVPHYEKLVAELPTMCTQAAECSNHRPNLGDLICGQRADGDWLRGYILSLQPSLKMAIIDEARIMPINRTVTCDKVFSDIYAFGVICEVTGAKHKFNEGDMCEFKVIGQTVNNEQGKIEIEIFKEEVKIKAAVKPWIPMPEQKGLQYAELKNESEVCLTSYRSHILLFVRSLDTAGLEHYNHVMQNVAKCAQTSSFLKELPVVGQMVIAQFADENYYRAIVTKIQDDKITVSYVDFGNTEVTDIKKLKILSDNLKELRSCTTKVVLKDVPKDVPMTKEVNDYLAHLVGTEVPLLCTFDGIPSKDGVYLKFHDGEDINKVISKLLEPISKEVAEADKTCYMAENVNTVDLGNVGDIIEALVLHPIENGYRYAICLLDYDLMTHVFDIMPKKMAAYCETTDYYIPRDNELCLALYDDGWYRAICINRSYTHTTCAVFFVDFGNTEFVSHKDLRLMPKDFTTPDTLANICNIIIFLT from the exons aTGGCATTTCACGAAGTTGATAAATTGACAGAAAACAAATCGTCTAATGA cggagaatttacgttatatgtaagtGACTTACCTGGAGAACTAAATAAA CAAGGCTTATTAGAAATTTTCAACCATTATGGAGAAGTTAAAGGATATTTTTACCGCCCAAATGCTAATTGGGCTTATATTACTTATGGTGCATATCATAATGCTGAAAATGCTATAAAAGATTTACATAATGTACTACCACTACGTCTGAAGATATCATTTGCTAAAGAAAGAGCTAGGAATGATGTAGCAAATACAAAAACATTTTCTACTAAAGATGTTACAGaagaatatgaaaattataatataatgaatgttACAGTAACAGATAAGCAATT GATACAAACAAGAGGACGAAGCAGGCCCTTAGATGTATTCAAAAATGTAGAACCGAATCCAGGATTACCAAAATATGCTTATACGGCAGATAATGATTTATTGTATCCATATCCTTCTGACCCATATACGTATAATCCATATGAAAATGCAGAGCCTTATGCAAGTACAAACACATTGTGGGCAAG agGACAATTAGCTATTACTCCAGATGGCAAGAGACGTGTTGCACTTGGTCGGGGTTATACAATGTATGAAATCCCAGATCCTGATCCTGAAATACACAATCACATTAATAAAGTATATGAGAAACGTATTTCT AGCCTATATGAATATGGCAAAGACATGTTTCAAGATGCAATTGGAACATGCAAAGTATGTTCAAAAAAGACAAAGTATACATGTGAAAGATGCAATACTTTTTATTGCAGTAGAACTTGCCAAGTGACTAATTGGTCAAAACATAAGCTTGAATGTGAAGCTATCCC AGCTTTAGTAACGACTATCCGTTCTATGCCTGTACTACAATCAAATGACGAACAGCAAAATTCTCCCAGAAATGTTTCTAATATTCAATTACCTCTTCGGCGGCCAAAGACGAATGCAGTAACAAAATCAAATGAAATAGAAGAAACAAGAAACTCTACAGGAAATAAGTCCTCTTTACACAAACAACCAATTCGAGAAGAAATTTTCAACAATAAGGCTAAAAGTCCACAAAAAGTAAATGATCaggaaaacaataaaaaatggcAAAATTTTAGTGCCAATGATATTCAAGTGATGGAGAATGATATATCATTctctaaaaatacatttttatcaaaaacTGAATTTCAAGATGTaacaataattataaaacaaaatCGCGAATGTTTTGTTCAAAAAGTAGAAGATCAGGATGCTATTTCAAAGTTAATGACTGAGTTACAACATGAAGCACAAAAAGCACAAAAGGTGGGACCAATCGTTGGAAATATTTATGCTGTAGAATATGAAAATGTATGGCATAGAGGTATAGTTACATGTTTAGATCCAGTAAAAGTACACTATATAGATTATGGTAATGAAGAAATTGTTGAAACAAATGATTTtcgtaaaattgataaataTGAGAATATTCCAAGATTTTGTGCTAAAATTCGATTATCTCAAAAAGCTtatgagaaatataaaaatttcaaatatgaGGATGTAATAAGTGTAAAAATGATATCAGTTGATTCCAACAAAGTAATTAATGTTGAAGTTCAAAATGAGAATGATATATCAACATCAGAAGTAATTGAGACAAATAATGATCAAAATCTAAATACCTCAACTGTTGCAAAAGTTGATGATGAAACTATGGTTTCTTCAGAAATATCCACTAGCAGTAAAGCATTATATTCTTTATGCAAAGAAAAAAGTATAGTGAATGTTCTAACTGTTGGAGAAATTGGTATTCTAGAAATTCATGcagaaataaagaataatgcttatggtattacattattgcCTAATAATGCAGTACCTCATTATGAAAAATTAGTGGCCGAATTACCTACAATGTGCACGCAAGCGGCAGAATGTTCAAATCATAG acCAAATCTAGGAGATTTAATATGTGGTCAAAGAGCTGACGGAGATTGGCTTAGGGGATATATTTTATCTCTGCAACCATCTTTAAAAATGGCTATAATAGATGAAGCTAGAATAATGCCAATTAATAGGACTGTCACATGCGATAAAGTCTTTtcagatatttatgcatttggTGTAATATGTGAAGTAACTGGTGCTAAACATAAATTTAAT GAAGGTGATATGTGTGAATTTAAAGTAATAGGACAAACAGTTAATAACGAGCAAGgtaaaattgaaatagaaatttttaaagaagAGGTTAAGATAAAAGCTGCTGTAAAGCCTTGGATACCAATGCCTGAACAAAAAGGATTACAATATGCTGAATTGAAAAATGAATCTGAG GTATGCCTTACTTCTTATCGAAGTCATATACTTCTATTTGTTCGTTCCTTAGATACTGCAGGTTTGGAACACTATAACCATGTTATGCAAAATGTTGCAAAATGTGCTCAAACAT CTTCATTTTTAAAAGAACTGCCAGTTGTGGGGCAAATGGTAATAGCTCAGTTTGCTGACGAAAATTATTATCGTGCAATTGTTACTAAGATACAAGATGATAAAATTACAGTTTCGTATGTTGATTTTGGTAATACAGAAGTTACAGATATAAAGAAACTTAAGATTTTATCTGACAATTTAAAGGAG ctCCGATCTTGTACAACAAAAGTCGTACTAAAAGATGTTCCTAAAGATGTTCCTATGACGAAAGAAGTAAATGATTATCTAGCTCACTTAGTAGGAACTGAAGTTCCTCTGTTATGTACATTTGATGGTATACCTTCCAAAGATGGTGTATATCTGAAATTTCATGATGGAGAAGACATTAATAAGGTGATAAGTAAATTACTCGAGCCGATATCTAAGGAAGTTGCTGAAGCTG ataaaacctgttatatgGCGGAGAATGTAAATACTGTTGATTTGGGAAATGTTGGTGATATCATTGAAGCACTTGTACTGCATCCTATTGAAAATGGTTACAGATACGCAATATGTCTCTTAGATTATGATTTAATGACTCATGTTTTTGACATAATGCCAAAAAAG ATGGCTGCATATTGCGAAACAACTGATTACTATATTCCTCGCGATAATGAGTTATGTCTTGCACTTTATGATGATGGGTGGTATCGTGCTATATGTATAAATCGTAGTTACACACATACAACATGTGCCGTGTTTTTTGTCGATTTTGGAAATACGGAGTTCGTCAGTCATAAAGATTTACGGCTTATGCCCAAAGATTTTACAACTCCAGATACACTTGCAAATATTTGTAACATTATTA tttttttaacatga
- the LOC117157354 gene encoding uncharacterized protein LOC117157354 isoform X1 gives MAFHEVDKLTENKSSNDGEFTLYVSDLPGELNKQGLLEIFNHYGEVKGYFYRPNANWAYITYGAYHNAENAIKDLHNVLPLRLKISFAKERARNDVANTKTFSTKDVTEEYENYNIMNVTVTDKQLIQTRGRSRPLDVFKNVEPNPGLPKYAYTADNDLLYPYPSDPYTYNPYENAEPYASTNTLWARGQLAITPDGKRRVALGRGYTMYEIPDPDPEIHNHINKVYEKRISSLYEYGKDMFQDAIGTCKVCSKKTKYTCERCNTFYCSRTCQVTNWSKHKLECEAIPALVTTIRSMPVLQSNDEQQNSPRNVSNIQLPLRRPKTNAVTKSNEIEETRNSTGNKSSLHKQPIREEIFNNKAKSPQKVNDQENNKKWQNFSANDIQVMENDISFSKNTFLSKTEFQDVTIIIKQNRECFVQKVEDQDAISKLMTELQHEAQKAQKVGPIVGNIYAVEYENVWHRGIVTCLDPVKVHYIDYGNEEIVETNDFRKIDKYENIPRFCAKIRLSQKAYEKYKNFKYEDVISVKMISVDSNKVINVEVQNENDISTSEVIETNNDQNLNTSTVAKVDDETMVSSEISTSSKALYSLCKEKSIVNVLTVGEIGILEIHAEIKNNAYGITLLPNNAVPHYEKLVAELPTMCTQAAECSNHRPNLGDLICGQRADGDWLRGYILSLQPSLKMAIIDEARIMPINRTVTCDKVFSDIYAFGVICEVTGAKHKFNEGDMCEFKVIGQTVNNEQGKIEIEIFKEEVKIKAAVKPWIPMPEQKGLQYAELKNESEVCLTSYRSHILLFVRSLDTAGLEHYNHVMQNVAKCAQTSSFLKELPVVGQMVIAQFADENYYRAIVTKIQDDKITVSYVDFGNTEVTDIKKLKILSDNLKELRSCTTKVVLKDVPKDVPMTKEVNDYLAHLVGTEVPLLCTFDGIPSKDGVYLKFHDGEDINKVISKLLEPISKEVAEADKTCYMAENVNTVDLGNVGDIIEALVLHPIENGYRYAICLLDYDLMTHVFDIMPKKMAAYCETTDYYIPRDNELCLALYDDGWYRAICINRSYTHTTCAVFFVDFGNTEFVSHKDLRLMPKDFTTPDTLANICNIINIAPTDSNGRYSSQIEKRISELVVPDSCIKIKIIERDLECGMYNVELPLVKAKLIEEGLISP, from the exons aTGGCATTTCACGAAGTTGATAAATTGACAGAAAACAAATCGTCTAATGA cggagaatttacgttatatgtaagtGACTTACCTGGAGAACTAAATAAA CAAGGCTTATTAGAAATTTTCAACCATTATGGAGAAGTTAAAGGATATTTTTACCGCCCAAATGCTAATTGGGCTTATATTACTTATGGTGCATATCATAATGCTGAAAATGCTATAAAAGATTTACATAATGTACTACCACTACGTCTGAAGATATCATTTGCTAAAGAAAGAGCTAGGAATGATGTAGCAAATACAAAAACATTTTCTACTAAAGATGTTACAGaagaatatgaaaattataatataatgaatgttACAGTAACAGATAAGCAATT GATACAAACAAGAGGACGAAGCAGGCCCTTAGATGTATTCAAAAATGTAGAACCGAATCCAGGATTACCAAAATATGCTTATACGGCAGATAATGATTTATTGTATCCATATCCTTCTGACCCATATACGTATAATCCATATGAAAATGCAGAGCCTTATGCAAGTACAAACACATTGTGGGCAAG agGACAATTAGCTATTACTCCAGATGGCAAGAGACGTGTTGCACTTGGTCGGGGTTATACAATGTATGAAATCCCAGATCCTGATCCTGAAATACACAATCACATTAATAAAGTATATGAGAAACGTATTTCT AGCCTATATGAATATGGCAAAGACATGTTTCAAGATGCAATTGGAACATGCAAAGTATGTTCAAAAAAGACAAAGTATACATGTGAAAGATGCAATACTTTTTATTGCAGTAGAACTTGCCAAGTGACTAATTGGTCAAAACATAAGCTTGAATGTGAAGCTATCCC AGCTTTAGTAACGACTATCCGTTCTATGCCTGTACTACAATCAAATGACGAACAGCAAAATTCTCCCAGAAATGTTTCTAATATTCAATTACCTCTTCGGCGGCCAAAGACGAATGCAGTAACAAAATCAAATGAAATAGAAGAAACAAGAAACTCTACAGGAAATAAGTCCTCTTTACACAAACAACCAATTCGAGAAGAAATTTTCAACAATAAGGCTAAAAGTCCACAAAAAGTAAATGATCaggaaaacaataaaaaatggcAAAATTTTAGTGCCAATGATATTCAAGTGATGGAGAATGATATATCATTctctaaaaatacatttttatcaaaaacTGAATTTCAAGATGTaacaataattataaaacaaaatCGCGAATGTTTTGTTCAAAAAGTAGAAGATCAGGATGCTATTTCAAAGTTAATGACTGAGTTACAACATGAAGCACAAAAAGCACAAAAGGTGGGACCAATCGTTGGAAATATTTATGCTGTAGAATATGAAAATGTATGGCATAGAGGTATAGTTACATGTTTAGATCCAGTAAAAGTACACTATATAGATTATGGTAATGAAGAAATTGTTGAAACAAATGATTTtcgtaaaattgataaataTGAGAATATTCCAAGATTTTGTGCTAAAATTCGATTATCTCAAAAAGCTtatgagaaatataaaaatttcaaatatgaGGATGTAATAAGTGTAAAAATGATATCAGTTGATTCCAACAAAGTAATTAATGTTGAAGTTCAAAATGAGAATGATATATCAACATCAGAAGTAATTGAGACAAATAATGATCAAAATCTAAATACCTCAACTGTTGCAAAAGTTGATGATGAAACTATGGTTTCTTCAGAAATATCCACTAGCAGTAAAGCATTATATTCTTTATGCAAAGAAAAAAGTATAGTGAATGTTCTAACTGTTGGAGAAATTGGTATTCTAGAAATTCATGcagaaataaagaataatgcttatggtattacattattgcCTAATAATGCAGTACCTCATTATGAAAAATTAGTGGCCGAATTACCTACAATGTGCACGCAAGCGGCAGAATGTTCAAATCATAG acCAAATCTAGGAGATTTAATATGTGGTCAAAGAGCTGACGGAGATTGGCTTAGGGGATATATTTTATCTCTGCAACCATCTTTAAAAATGGCTATAATAGATGAAGCTAGAATAATGCCAATTAATAGGACTGTCACATGCGATAAAGTCTTTtcagatatttatgcatttggTGTAATATGTGAAGTAACTGGTGCTAAACATAAATTTAAT GAAGGTGATATGTGTGAATTTAAAGTAATAGGACAAACAGTTAATAACGAGCAAGgtaaaattgaaatagaaatttttaaagaagAGGTTAAGATAAAAGCTGCTGTAAAGCCTTGGATACCAATGCCTGAACAAAAAGGATTACAATATGCTGAATTGAAAAATGAATCTGAG GTATGCCTTACTTCTTATCGAAGTCATATACTTCTATTTGTTCGTTCCTTAGATACTGCAGGTTTGGAACACTATAACCATGTTATGCAAAATGTTGCAAAATGTGCTCAAACAT CTTCATTTTTAAAAGAACTGCCAGTTGTGGGGCAAATGGTAATAGCTCAGTTTGCTGACGAAAATTATTATCGTGCAATTGTTACTAAGATACAAGATGATAAAATTACAGTTTCGTATGTTGATTTTGGTAATACAGAAGTTACAGATATAAAGAAACTTAAGATTTTATCTGACAATTTAAAGGAG ctCCGATCTTGTACAACAAAAGTCGTACTAAAAGATGTTCCTAAAGATGTTCCTATGACGAAAGAAGTAAATGATTATCTAGCTCACTTAGTAGGAACTGAAGTTCCTCTGTTATGTACATTTGATGGTATACCTTCCAAAGATGGTGTATATCTGAAATTTCATGATGGAGAAGACATTAATAAGGTGATAAGTAAATTACTCGAGCCGATATCTAAGGAAGTTGCTGAAGCTG ataaaacctgttatatgGCGGAGAATGTAAATACTGTTGATTTGGGAAATGTTGGTGATATCATTGAAGCACTTGTACTGCATCCTATTGAAAATGGTTACAGATACGCAATATGTCTCTTAGATTATGATTTAATGACTCATGTTTTTGACATAATGCCAAAAAAG ATGGCTGCATATTGCGAAACAACTGATTACTATATTCCTCGCGATAATGAGTTATGTCTTGCACTTTATGATGATGGGTGGTATCGTGCTATATGTATAAATCGTAGTTACACACATACAACATGTGCCGTGTTTTTTGTCGATTTTGGAAATACGGAGTTCGTCAGTCATAAAGATTTACGGCTTATGCCCAAAGATTTTACAACTCCAGATACACTTGCAAATATTTGTAACATTATTA ATATCGCACCTACTGATAGCAATGGACGATATTCTTCCCAAATCGAAAAACGAATATCAGAGTTAGTTGTTCCAGATAgttgtattaaaataaaaattattgagcgTGATCTGGAGTGTGGAATGTACAATGTGGAATTACCATTAGTTAAAGCCAAATTAATTGAAGAAGGTTTAATATCACCTTGA
- the LOC117157354 gene encoding uncharacterized protein LOC117157354 isoform X2: MAFHEVDKLTENKSSNDGEFTLYVSDLPGELNKQGLLEIFNHYGEVKGYFYRPNANWAYITYGAYHNAENAIKDLHNVLPLRLKISFAKERARNDVANTKTFSTKDVTEEYENYNIMNVTVTDKQLIQTRGRSRPLDVFKNVEPNPGLPKYAYTADNDLLYPYPSDPYTYNPYENAEPYASTNTLWARGQLAITPDGKRRVALGRGYTMYEIPDPDPEIHNHINKVYEKRISSLYEYGKDMFQDAIGTCKVCSKKTKYTCERCNTFYCSRTCQVTNWSKHKLECEAIPALVTTIRSMPVLQSNDEQQNSPRNVSNIQLPLRRPKTNAVTKSNEIEETRNSTGNKSSLHKQPIREEIFNNKAKSPQKVNDQENNKKWQNFSANDIQVMENDISFSKNTFLSKTEFQDVTIIIKQNRECFVQKVEDQDAISKLMTELQHEAQKAQKVGPIVGNIYAVEYENVWHRGIVTCLDPVKVHYIDYGNEEIVETNDFRKIDKYENIPRFCAKIRLSQKAYEKYKNFKYEDVISVKMISVDSNKVINVEVQNENDISTSEVIETNNDQNLNTSTVAKVDDETMVSSEISTSSKALYSLCKEKSIVNVLTVGEIGILEIHAEIKNNAYGITLLPNNAVPHYEKLVAELPTMCTQAAECSNHRPNLGDLICGQRADGDWLRGYILSLQPSLKMAIIDEARIMPINRTVTCDKVFSDIYAFGVICEVTGAKHKFNEGDMCEFKVIGQTVNNEQGKIEIEIFKEEVKIKAAVKPWIPMPEQKGLQYAELKNESEVCLTSYRSHILLFVRSLDTAGLEHYNHVMQNVAKCAQTSSFLKELPVVGQMVIAQFADENYYRAIVTKIQDDKITVSYVDFGNTEVTDIKKLKILSDNLKELRSCTTKVVLKDVPKDVPMTKEVNDYLAHLVGTEVPLLCTFDGIPSKDGVYLKFHDGEDINKVISKLLEPISKEVAEADKTCYMAENVNTVDLGNVGDIIEALVLHPIENGYRYAICLLDYDLMTHVFDIMPKKMAAYCETTDYYIPRDNELCLALYDDGWYRAICINRSYTHTTCAVFFVDFGNTEFVSHKDLRLMPKDFTTPDTLANICNIINIAPTDSNGRYSSQIEKRISE, translated from the exons aTGGCATTTCACGAAGTTGATAAATTGACAGAAAACAAATCGTCTAATGA cggagaatttacgttatatgtaagtGACTTACCTGGAGAACTAAATAAA CAAGGCTTATTAGAAATTTTCAACCATTATGGAGAAGTTAAAGGATATTTTTACCGCCCAAATGCTAATTGGGCTTATATTACTTATGGTGCATATCATAATGCTGAAAATGCTATAAAAGATTTACATAATGTACTACCACTACGTCTGAAGATATCATTTGCTAAAGAAAGAGCTAGGAATGATGTAGCAAATACAAAAACATTTTCTACTAAAGATGTTACAGaagaatatgaaaattataatataatgaatgttACAGTAACAGATAAGCAATT GATACAAACAAGAGGACGAAGCAGGCCCTTAGATGTATTCAAAAATGTAGAACCGAATCCAGGATTACCAAAATATGCTTATACGGCAGATAATGATTTATTGTATCCATATCCTTCTGACCCATATACGTATAATCCATATGAAAATGCAGAGCCTTATGCAAGTACAAACACATTGTGGGCAAG agGACAATTAGCTATTACTCCAGATGGCAAGAGACGTGTTGCACTTGGTCGGGGTTATACAATGTATGAAATCCCAGATCCTGATCCTGAAATACACAATCACATTAATAAAGTATATGAGAAACGTATTTCT AGCCTATATGAATATGGCAAAGACATGTTTCAAGATGCAATTGGAACATGCAAAGTATGTTCAAAAAAGACAAAGTATACATGTGAAAGATGCAATACTTTTTATTGCAGTAGAACTTGCCAAGTGACTAATTGGTCAAAACATAAGCTTGAATGTGAAGCTATCCC AGCTTTAGTAACGACTATCCGTTCTATGCCTGTACTACAATCAAATGACGAACAGCAAAATTCTCCCAGAAATGTTTCTAATATTCAATTACCTCTTCGGCGGCCAAAGACGAATGCAGTAACAAAATCAAATGAAATAGAAGAAACAAGAAACTCTACAGGAAATAAGTCCTCTTTACACAAACAACCAATTCGAGAAGAAATTTTCAACAATAAGGCTAAAAGTCCACAAAAAGTAAATGATCaggaaaacaataaaaaatggcAAAATTTTAGTGCCAATGATATTCAAGTGATGGAGAATGATATATCATTctctaaaaatacatttttatcaaaaacTGAATTTCAAGATGTaacaataattataaaacaaaatCGCGAATGTTTTGTTCAAAAAGTAGAAGATCAGGATGCTATTTCAAAGTTAATGACTGAGTTACAACATGAAGCACAAAAAGCACAAAAGGTGGGACCAATCGTTGGAAATATTTATGCTGTAGAATATGAAAATGTATGGCATAGAGGTATAGTTACATGTTTAGATCCAGTAAAAGTACACTATATAGATTATGGTAATGAAGAAATTGTTGAAACAAATGATTTtcgtaaaattgataaataTGAGAATATTCCAAGATTTTGTGCTAAAATTCGATTATCTCAAAAAGCTtatgagaaatataaaaatttcaaatatgaGGATGTAATAAGTGTAAAAATGATATCAGTTGATTCCAACAAAGTAATTAATGTTGAAGTTCAAAATGAGAATGATATATCAACATCAGAAGTAATTGAGACAAATAATGATCAAAATCTAAATACCTCAACTGTTGCAAAAGTTGATGATGAAACTATGGTTTCTTCAGAAATATCCACTAGCAGTAAAGCATTATATTCTTTATGCAAAGAAAAAAGTATAGTGAATGTTCTAACTGTTGGAGAAATTGGTATTCTAGAAATTCATGcagaaataaagaataatgcttatggtattacattattgcCTAATAATGCAGTACCTCATTATGAAAAATTAGTGGCCGAATTACCTACAATGTGCACGCAAGCGGCAGAATGTTCAAATCATAG acCAAATCTAGGAGATTTAATATGTGGTCAAAGAGCTGACGGAGATTGGCTTAGGGGATATATTTTATCTCTGCAACCATCTTTAAAAATGGCTATAATAGATGAAGCTAGAATAATGCCAATTAATAGGACTGTCACATGCGATAAAGTCTTTtcagatatttatgcatttggTGTAATATGTGAAGTAACTGGTGCTAAACATAAATTTAAT GAAGGTGATATGTGTGAATTTAAAGTAATAGGACAAACAGTTAATAACGAGCAAGgtaaaattgaaatagaaatttttaaagaagAGGTTAAGATAAAAGCTGCTGTAAAGCCTTGGATACCAATGCCTGAACAAAAAGGATTACAATATGCTGAATTGAAAAATGAATCTGAG GTATGCCTTACTTCTTATCGAAGTCATATACTTCTATTTGTTCGTTCCTTAGATACTGCAGGTTTGGAACACTATAACCATGTTATGCAAAATGTTGCAAAATGTGCTCAAACAT CTTCATTTTTAAAAGAACTGCCAGTTGTGGGGCAAATGGTAATAGCTCAGTTTGCTGACGAAAATTATTATCGTGCAATTGTTACTAAGATACAAGATGATAAAATTACAGTTTCGTATGTTGATTTTGGTAATACAGAAGTTACAGATATAAAGAAACTTAAGATTTTATCTGACAATTTAAAGGAG ctCCGATCTTGTACAACAAAAGTCGTACTAAAAGATGTTCCTAAAGATGTTCCTATGACGAAAGAAGTAAATGATTATCTAGCTCACTTAGTAGGAACTGAAGTTCCTCTGTTATGTACATTTGATGGTATACCTTCCAAAGATGGTGTATATCTGAAATTTCATGATGGAGAAGACATTAATAAGGTGATAAGTAAATTACTCGAGCCGATATCTAAGGAAGTTGCTGAAGCTG ataaaacctgttatatgGCGGAGAATGTAAATACTGTTGATTTGGGAAATGTTGGTGATATCATTGAAGCACTTGTACTGCATCCTATTGAAAATGGTTACAGATACGCAATATGTCTCTTAGATTATGATTTAATGACTCATGTTTTTGACATAATGCCAAAAAAG ATGGCTGCATATTGCGAAACAACTGATTACTATATTCCTCGCGATAATGAGTTATGTCTTGCACTTTATGATGATGGGTGGTATCGTGCTATATGTATAAATCGTAGTTACACACATACAACATGTGCCGTGTTTTTTGTCGATTTTGGAAATACGGAGTTCGTCAGTCATAAAGATTTACGGCTTATGCCCAAAGATTTTACAACTCCAGATACACTTGCAAATATTTGTAACATTATTA ATATCGCACCTACTGATAGCAATGGACGATATTCTTCCCAAATCGAAAAACGAATATCAGA ATGA